TTGACCAGTGCTTCGGCAGCCCGGATCAGGGTACCACCAGTATCAACCATGTCATCAAAAATCAGTGCATCCAGCCCTTCCACCTCCCCCACCACCCGCAAGGCTTCAACCTGATTGGGTGCTGTCCGGCGCTTATCAATTATTGCAATCGGCGTATCCTTCCCCAGACGCTGAGCAAAACCTCGTGCCCGGTTTGCCCGACCGGTGTCTGGGGCGACGACCACGAGGTTGTCGGCAAACTGACGGTGGTATTCTACCAGTACCGGTGTTGCATAAAGATGATCAACCGGTATGTCAAAGAATGCCTGAATCTGTTCCGCATGCAGATCAATAGTCAGAATCCGGTCGACACCGGCACGGGTCAAAAGGTTGGCAATCAGCTTGGCAGAAAGTGGTACTCGGGGGCGGTCCTTGCGGTCTTGGCGCGCATAGCCGTAGTAAGGAATTACTGCTGTAATACGCCGGGCAGAAGCCCGCTTCAGTGCATCAATCATCAGCAGTAATTCCAGTAGATTGTCGGCAGGCG
This is a stretch of genomic DNA from candidate division WOR-3 bacterium. It encodes these proteins:
- a CDS encoding ribose-phosphate pyrophosphokinase; protein product: MNGKELKLFSGRANRPLAEKIAQRLEVPLGNVEISNFADGEIRISINENVRGEDVFVVQPTPPPADNLLELLLMIDALKRASARRITAVIPYYGYARQDRKDRPRVPLSAKLIANLLTRAGVDRILTIDLHAEQIQAFFDIPVDHLYATPVLVEYHRQFADNLVVVAPDTGRANRARGFAQRLGKDTPIAIIDKRRTAPNQVEALRVVGEVEGLDALIFDDMVDTGGTLIRAAEALVKAGARNVRATATHGIFSGDAVHHLVQSPITEIIITDTILQPPAKSHPKIKVLTISALLAEAIFRIHREESVSSLFID